From Acidianus brierleyi:
AAACCAAAAATTGCATATGGCAAAAGTTGTAGTGATAGGAGGAGGAAATGCTGGTAGTATAGTTGCCAATAGACTTCAGAATAAGGGAATTGATGTAACTGTAATAGAACCATCGGATTTACATCTTTATCAGCCTGGAATAATAGATGTAGCTTTTGGTGAAGAAAGAGAAGAAGAAATAATTAGGCCAGTAAATCAAATTATTAAATCTAATATAATAAAAGATAAAGCCACTAAAGTCGATATAGAAAATCATAGCGTATATACTAGTAGAGGTCTAAAAATAGAATATGATTATTTAGTTATAGCCGCTGGAGCAGAAAATAAAAAAATAGAGGGATTTCCTCAATGGCACTCAATAGATGGTATAGGAGGGTTAAAAGAACAAATAAATAAATTTGATGGTAAAAAAATTGTAGTAGGTTACTCTGGAGTGATAAAATGTCCAGCTGCACCTTTTGAGTTTGCATTTTTTTTAAAACAAAAATTCCCAAAAGCAGAAGTAACGTTAGTTAATCCAGTTTCTCAGCCACCAGATATTCAGAAACCTATGGCAGAACTATTAGGGAAAAGAAGTAAGGAATTAGGAATTAATGTAATAAGAGGCTTTAAAATAAAAGATATAGATAAAGACTCTAAGATAATTTACTCTGAAGATGGCCAAAATGTTTCATACGATATGGCACTCTTGGACACTCCAATAAGGGCAGGACAAGAATTTGAGAACCTAACGGATAAAACTGGATTTATTCCTGTAGATAAATACACGTTAAAATATAAGGACTATGATAATGTGTTTGCAGTAGGGGATATTACAAATATAATGACCCCACCAAAAACTGGTGCTATAGCACACTTTGGAGCAAAAATTATTGCAGATAACATTTATGCTGATGTAAATGGCTATGAAAAGAAAAAATTCGATGGATCTATATTTTGTGCTGTATATGGAGGTTTTGGAAAAGGCTTACTAATACGTACGAATTATGAAAAGAGTTATGCTGCTGGTCCATTTTCAATTTTCTATATAGTAAAGAAGAGTTTTATAAGGCTATATTGGAATACGTTGACTGGAAACTTTATAATATAGACTATACAAAACTTTTTTACATAATACCTTGAAGGGAGATATTACCTATTTTTCTTTTCTTCTGAAACTTTTTCAGCTATTTTAAAAAGTTCTGGATATATCTGTTTTAGCCCTAATTCTAGAGCTTCTTTAGCTACCTTGCTCATTCTAAATCCAGGTTTAGTATTGTATAAGTATTGCAATACGAGGAAAGCAGGATAACTCCATACACCTATCTTTGGATCTTTATCTAGAAACTTCTCCATAGAGTCTTCTATTGGATCCCTAGATTCTTTAGTATTGTTTCTAGTGTCTTCTTTTACTATTATTCTTTCTTCTCTCTTCTCTTCATTTTCTTGACTATTTTTTGCATATTCTAGAGTATTCTCTTTCTTCTCTGTATTGTTCTTCTCTATACTATTCTGTGCATCTTCTTTCTTCTCTCTCTTCTCTTCATTATTCTCTATAGATTTTTTCCTATTCAGTAAAAAGTCTAGTTCGCTCACTCTAGAGTCACCTTTGCTAACTCTTCAAAGTACTTTGATATTTTCAGTCTCTTCGTTCTAATCTCTTCATACCTAGACGCTGGAACTCCTAGTCTAGATGCATCAATAAATAGTCTAGACTGAGGAACTGCTATGTTAACAAATTTAACGTTCTTAAGATCTAGGTTGGTTGCCTTCTTTGAGAAATTAGTGTAAGCTATAGCTATTTTTCCTATACTTTGTAGTCTAGAATCTAGATTTTTTATTGCCTCGAGTGCTAATGGTTGTGGAGCTACTGGTGAAATAATCTTATCTGCTGCTAACATGGAAGATACTGCTAACGTGCCTAAATTAGGCGGTGTATCTATAACTAAGATATCAAAATTTTTAGATATCTCTTTTATTATATTCACTATTTCATTTATATCTCCATTGAGTTCTAACTTAAGTAATCCTAAATGTGCTGGAAACACTTCTACATTAAAGATATTAACGCTCTTACTTCCTAAAGGTAACTCTTTTCTTTCTCTCTTCATACCGAAAGATGTCGTTGTTCCCCCTTCAGGATCTATATCTAATAACCCAACATTTTTAGTCTTAGAAACTACGTAAGCTAAATTGACAGAAGTAGTTGTCTTTCCTACACCTCCCTTTTGGTTAATAACCGTTATTATCATGTCTAGAGTATTCGTGCTAGACAAATTAAAGGATAAAACCTTGTAATACGATAAAAAAGTAGAGTGTATCAAATTATAAGTGTAAATAAGAGCTTATTACTTAATCTAGCTTACATTATTTTATGTAGAAATTTTAGACAGTAATCCAGAGTATACACTGTATACTCTGTATTAGAAACTTAATACATCTTATTTAAGGAGAATTAGGAGGCACAATGCTAAAAAAGCTTCAGTAATGTATGATTTTACTCTTATGTCTTTTTATAATTCTGCTCTAATTTTAGATAAATGTAATTAAACACTATTTTAATATGAGTTTTTAAAGATATTATTTTTATTGAAATAAAATTTTAAGCGAACCTTTAAGCTAAGCATAAAAATTTATTTTAAGAAACTTTATCTATATTATGTCTGTAGAGGAATATTTTCTTAAATATAACAATGAAAAAGTGTTTGTTATTTTGCTAGGCAGTAATTCTTCTAGGTCATATTTTTACTATCCCAAGGGCGATGCGTTATTTATAGTTAATGATCATATTGAATTGAAGGAGATAGATCAAATAATAGGTTCTTCATTAGCAGGAATGAAGCTTTCGAATCCTACAGATAGTTGGGATAAGATAAAATCTAGAGAAGTCAAATGGTATATTTTAGGGAAGGAAATTATTTCTGATAATATATATATAGTTCTTGAATCAGAAGATCAATTTAAATTAATTGAAAATGCGTCTCCAAATAGGTTAAAATATTATGTTTTACATGATCAAAATCCTTTTGATTATAAGGATTGGTGTTGTGTTTTAATTGCGTCTACTAAGGATATAGAAGTACCAAGCACATTCAAAAAAATAAGTATAAGGGAAATTTTAAGTAACTCTTAAATAGTAGTTACTATAAATTAGTAGTGATAACATGGATAAGTTAGTAGAAGAGAATTATTTAGACGAAGTTTTTGGCTATCAATTGTATAGTAACTTAGCCATCAAAGAGAATAATCCGAAAGTAAGGGAGATTTTGGAAGAACTTGCAGAAGGAGAAAAGAGGCATTCAGAATTCTGGAGAATGATAGCTTCTAAGAAAAATGTTTCATTAAAGTCGCTTACTTTTTGGCTAAAGTTTAAATTATTACTATTATTATTTTTGAGGAAAATTATTGGAATAGCTTTAACTTTAAAAATAGCCGAATATGGAGAAATTTCTGATGCTGAAAAATATGACAAGTTATCTAGAATGGACATTTTCTCCGATACCGAGAAAGAGGAAATAAATAAAATTAAAATGGAAGAACTTTATCATGAGGATTTACTAGTACAAACACAAATTAATATAGATAAGATTAGAGATGCAATATATGCTATAAGTGATGGGCTTATAGAAGTTTTAGCTGGAGTTTCTGGACTTTCAGGAGTTTTTAATACTCCTATTCTCGTAGCTCTAGGAGGTTTAATTATAGGCATTTCAGGAACAATTTCTATGTCTATAGGGGCTTACCTATCTTCTCAATCTGAAACAGATATAGAGAAAAGTTCTCTAAGGAAACTAGGTAAAACATCTCAAGATTCCCAAAAACCTAAGGAAAGTGTTACTACTACAGCAGTATCTTATATTATAGGTGCTCTTATTCCAGTTTTGCCATTCTTGATCGGATTATCTGGTATAGTAGGTATTATAGTAGCATATGCTGCAACAGGATTGGCAACTTTTGTTGTGGGAAATATTATAGGCTTATTGAGTAATGTAAACCCGACAAAGAAAGGTTTGCAAATGACTGTTTTAGCAATAGCTGCAGCTCTAGTGACGCATGCTATAGGAAGTTTATTCCACATTATAGAATAAAAGATAATATTTTTACTTCTTAAATATAAGTCTAATTAATGAAAAATGTTAAAATACCTGAAGTTATTTATTCTATCTTGCTTCAGAAAGCAAATGATGAGAGGAAAAATCTTGAGGACGTAATAGTCGATCTACTAATATCTTCTTTAAATGGTGACAAATCTAGACTATATACTCAGCTTTCTAGAGAGTACCTTCAATTGGCTACGAAATTAGAAAAAGAAGGTAAACTAAGTGAATCTGGAGAAGCATATTGGAAGTCTTTATCTTATATCTTAAGGAAAATAGGTAGTGAACTTAAAATGGATATAGAGAATTATCATGACTATTTTTCATTAATTGAATATTTATCATATAGAACGGACAATAAGGAGCTAATAGTAGATTTCTTAAATAGCGAGAAACTCCATGGTGAATTTCATCCAAGATCACAGAATGTAGAAGAATTTAAAATTAGAGTAAATCATCTTAAAAATCTTTTAAATATATTAGAAAATATTAATATTTAAATTGGCATTTTGTTCAATATTCCGTCTATAATATTTTCTTGAATAATAGTTTTTTTCTTAAAATCGTAATATATTGACGCTTTAGTAGTAGAGTCTAGAGTATTTCCTTTTATAACCTCGTTAGAGTCAACCTTTCCTGAAAGTATTTCATAGCTTAGACTTTCGTTATTCTTTTTAATTATAACCTTATTTTCTAGAAGCTTCACATTCATGGCTATTATAGAAGGAATAAGGAAAGTATCTAATGTAGGAGTTAGGTTTATTATAACCTTATCGGCCTCAACAACTTTATCTACAGATTTGGATTCCATAAATATACTTCTTTTCTTCTCTATATTTACTATTTTACCATTCTCAAATGTAACTAATACATCATCTTCACCTTGTTTTGATATTGCCTCATTTAATGAAGAATAAGAAGGATATGGCATAAATATGAATCTAAAGGTTCCTTTATTTACTATAGCTTTAGCAGGTACTAGATTGTTTTCTACAAATGTTATTTCGCTCTCTTCACTTATTGGAATAGCATAGTATGGAAATTCTATTATATCTTCTCTTTTAGCGTTATCTAATACTTCTTCGGCTTTTTTTATAAAAATGGATCTATCATATCCATACTGTTTAAAAATATTTTTTAGAATTGGCTCAAGATCTTTGACTAGGGAAGTTAATAAGTTATCTTCTAGGTAGAAGGATAATATAGGTACTAAGTGATTTTCTTCGCAATATTTTTTAGCTATATCTATTATTTTTGTAATAGCCGTATTCTTAGCTAACTTTGAAAGAGAACTTGCTTCCATTCATAAAATACTTTGTAAAAGAGTTAATAAAACGAGCTTGTAAAACGCTATACTATATTAATTAAATTTCTTCTACCGATGTATCAGATATTTCTTTCAATCTTTCTAATCTTAAGTGAAAATATGATAATGGATCTATATCTGCGATTGCATATCCATCTTCTTCACCTAATTCCGCAACAGTCAAAGTATCTACTAATTCCCCCTTTTTAATAGGTGTTAGAGCAAAGCTATTTCCTACATAATTAGGAGGATCTAATGCATTTGCGTTTACTATAGCTATTCTATTCTCTAGAGAGCGTATTTTTATATAATCTTTCCATATTTTTAATCCTTCTGTCGTTATTTTTGATGGAACTAGTAATATTTCTACGCCTTTTCTAAACATATTTCTAATCGTTTCAGGAAAATCTATATCATAACAAATTGATATGCCAAATTTTATTCCAGAATAAGTAAAAATAATTGATTTATCTCCTGGTAATAATCTTTCTTTTTCTTTCCCAAAAAGATGTAATTTTTTTGCTATACCTCTTACTTTTCCTGAATTATCAATTATAGGAGCGATTACAGAGACTCCGTCTTCTATAGCACCAGGGATAATATATGCAGTGTACTTTAGTGCTAGTCTCTGAAAATCGGATAATGGTATCTCATCCAGTGTTTTTACCCATTTTTCTGGTAATAATACAAGTTGAGCCCCTTTACTAAGTACAGTTTCTGTAAGTTCTATAGCGCTTTTAACGTTGCTAGGTTGTACTATACCTATTTTCAATCTTCCTCTCTCTTGAATCCTTTCTTATTCTCTATGCGTTTTAATTTTCTTATCAGCCTTTCCTCTACTTTTTCTACAGCTTTTTTAACAGCTACAATTGGATCCCAATCTGTTTCATTAGCTATGAAGTTACCTATTTTGGTTGAGGCATTAACGGTAACTTTGTATATCGTTTTATCCTGACTATTAGCTTCTTCCTTAAAAGATACTCTAAAGTTAATAATATCAGTTAATTTGTCAAGTTTGCTTAGATATCTTTCTAGAACTCCGTCAATCTCAGCCTTTATTTCCTCTTTTTTCAAATCTGAAGTTAGTTTTGCTTCTAAAGGTAGGGTAAGCTGATATTTAGATTGCAATGAGCTAATTATATCTATTCCGCTTAAGACTCCAGCTATATAATCTCCTTCTAATATTGGTAGGCCAGAAATCTTATTTTTCAATATTTTTTCAGTAACCTTGATTAGAGATTCATTTCCGTTTGCAGTGATTACAGGCGAAACCATAATCTCTTTTACGGGCATAGCCATTATTCTTTCTTCTTCAGTTAAAATTGATTCCTTTTTCTTTTCACCAACAGAGTATAATATGTTTACAATATCTCTAGATGTAACTATTCCTTCTAGCTTCTTTTCTGCTAATAATGGTAACCTAGTAACATTATTTTTTACCATTTCCCATCTAGCTCTAGCTACAGATTCTGATATATCTAGCGTAATAGGTGGAGAAGACATAAATTCTCTAGCCTTATTTTCTGGAATTTGTTTAGAATCTAGTAAATATTTTAATACCGTTTCTCTTGTTATTAGTCCAGTCAGTTCTCTTGATGAATTAACTAACGGAATAGCTCTAGCTTTACTTGTATAGAATTTAGCTACAACTTTTCCAAAATCATCGTTTTCAGCCAAGGATACCGTAGGAGAGGCTAGACTTAAAACTCTAGTCTCTAGACTTACTCTTCTTTTTAAAAGGTCTTTATCAGTAAGCATTGCTATAAGTTTCTTATCTTTTATAACTGGGACTACCCATTGATTTTCTTCCTTCATTTTATTAAGGATTTCACCTAGCTTGCTATTTATTGTAGCCACAACTTTAGGTTCTATGGCCAGGTCAGTTAGAGTCAAGTTCTCACGTGTAATATTTTATAATGAGAATTATTAAAAATATCTAATAGGAATAAGCTTTGCACAAGACAGCATTTGTTTGGGATGATAAATATCTATTATACTCATTTCCAGGTGAGCATCCATTTAAACCTCTTAGGGAGAGTATGGCAAAAAAATTAATGGAAGAAAGAGGTTTCTTTCACGAGATAGATTTAGTAAAACCATCAAGGATAGACGAAAATATACTACTTAAAGTTCATGATAAAAATTATGTAGATTTTGTAAAAGCTATGAGTGAAAAAGGTTCGGGTTATTTAGATTCTGGAGACACACCTGTATTTAAGGGAATTTTCGAAGCTGCTTTAATAAGAGTAGCAGGTACATTAAAAGCTTTGGAATTGTTAAATAGTTATGATCATGCGATTAATATAGGTGGAGGATTTCATCACGCTAAGAGAAACTCTGCAGAAGGATTTTGTGTTTTTAATGATGTAGCATTAGCAGCTAAAATAGCTGAAGAAAAATATGATAAAATAGCAATAGTAGATATAGATGGACATCATGGTGATGGAACACAAGAAATTTTATATGCAGATCCTAAAACCCTTAAAATCTCATTACATATGTATCATAGAAACTTTTTCCCTGGTAGTGGAAATATGGAAGAAATTGGAGAAGGTGATGGAAAAGGCTTGACGGTGAATATTCCATTACCTCCAGGTACTGCAGATGACGCGTATATTGAAGCATTTAACGAGATTGCTGTTAAAAAAATTCAGAAATTCTCGCCAAATCTCATTATCTTGGTAGAAGGAGGAGATTCTCATTTTGATGATCCTTTAGTTGAATTAAAATTGACAACTTTAGGTTATTTACAGATAGTAAAAGAAGTGCATAGACTAGCTCATGAATATTCTAATGGTAAATTATTACTTTTAGGAGTAGGAGGATATAACTATGACGCTACTGCGAGAATATGGACAGTTTCTACGGCAGAGATAGCTAACATAAAATCTCCAGACGTAGACGTTCTTAATGATTGCTGCTATACATCAAGTACTCCTTTTGTAATAAATAAAGTACATGATATAATAAATAAGTTAAAAGAAATTCATGGGTTAGTCAATTAAAATCATTGAAGACGCTTTTCTAGCTTTTTCTTTAGCTTCGTCTACGTTATTGCCTGTAGCTAACACTACTCCCATTCTTCTCTTTTCGTAGCTAGACGGTTTTCCAAAAAGTCTTATTTGAACTCCTGGAATTTTTAGAGCCTTATCTATATTGAGATATTTAGGAGCCCACTCTTCTTTTTGAGCCAAGATTACATGAGATGCTGCTGGACTCACTAATTTAACTTCTGGAGTAGGTAAGCCTAAAGCGCTTCGTATATGAACCTGAAATTCATTTATATCTTGACTAACTAGTGTTACTAACCCTGTATCATGAGGTCTTGGTGCTACTTCACTAAAAAGAACTCTATTCCCTGAAACTATAATTTCTACTCCATATATTCCTATTCCTCCTAAAGCGTCAACAACTCTTAATGCATAATCTTTTGACCTATTTAATATATCTTCATTTACATTAGCTGGTTGCCATGATTCTACATAGTAGTAACTAGGCCTTTTATGTTCTATAGCTGGGAAAGTATTCATAACAATTCCGCTATCATCTATATATCTATAAGTTAGGATAGTAAGTTCAGTATCTATTTTAACGTATTCCTCTACTATTACTCTTCTACTTTTTCCTCTAGCGTGAGAAATAGACTCTTTGAAAGCTCCTTCTACTTCTTCTTCATTGTTTATGAGAGCATGTCCATGTCCGCTTGAACTCATTTCTGGCTTTATTAAACATGGATATCCTATATCTTTACAAATTCTTTTTATTTCATCTGGACTTTCTGCAAATGCATAGTTAGTAGTTGGTACTTTTACTTTTTCTGCAGCTAATTGTCTTAAATCCATTCTATTCATACATATTTTAACCGCATTAGCATTGGGTATTATTCTAAATCCAGAATCTTCCAAATCAATTAACGCATCAGTATTTATAGCCTCTATTTCAGCTATTACTGCATCAGGATTTTCTCTTCTTACGACTGATTTTATTGCATCTTTATTCATCATGTCTATAACATATTTCTTATTAGCTACATGCATAGCTGGAGCCAAATCATATCTATCTACCGCAGTTACTTCTATTCCCATTCTTTGGGCTTCTACTGCCATTTCTTTACCTAGTTCCCCACTTCCTAACAATAGAACTTTATTACCACCTTCTAGAAGTGGTGTTCCTATCTGCATGAATGAAATAACTTGAATAAGTTAAAAAATATATATGCTTTCGAGTTTTTCTTTATTTGTTCAAGTAAAAATCTATACGTTTGGTTAGTCTTTCTATATCTAGAACGCAATTATTTACACATTGCCAAAATTTCGGCACTCTACAATTTCCAGAGAAAGGGATAGCTACAATACCATATTTAAAATAGCGCGAGTATGTTTCTATTTGATGATAATTATATTCCCCAACCTTTGCCTCTATAATCACCTTATTATTTACTAGAAAATCTGGTATATTGAAATTCCTAGAATTGGTTAATTTGCTCAAAGATTTAAAAATATTTGGATGTTTTACTATGTTATATTTGCCTTTTAGTCTTTCATAAATAAAATCCTCAAACGACGTGCCTAGTATCTGCAATAAACGTAGTCTACGCTCTTCCTCGGGATAAACAAGAGCAGGTAGAATATTTATTTTTTCTATTTTATTTATTTTTTCTATTAATTTGGCATCATCATTTGATAATAAAAATGAAACTTTATTTGTATCAATTTCTTCGCCATTTTTATACATAATTTTAACTAACTCTCCATCTACAAACGCTACTATATTACCTTTAGGATCATGGATAAGTTTCCCATCTTTTAGTGAAAAACTGAAAAGCCTCACCAGTTTTATAAGGTATGTCTATATTTAAAAAGTGTGATACTGACACTTACTGATGTTTTATGGGGCTCTCTATTAATAGTTTGGGTAGCAGTTGTTACACTTTATATTTCAAAAATATTTGCAAAAAAGTTCAACATATATGTTGCAAGGAAAGTTATTCATATGATGGGAGGTGGCGTTGTAGCAATTTTAAGCCCTTTTCTACTTTCTTCTCCTCTAATACCCATATTATCTGCATATCTACTAACAGTTTATTTATTAATTCATAGAAAAGAAGGAAAAATGTTATCGTGGTTTCAAGACAAACAGGATATTGGAGAGATTTATTTTACTTTTTCATTTGGAACAGTTTTGCTTTTGTCATGGATACTTCAGCCAACTTTTTGGTCTATAAATAGTAAATTCTTATATGTGGCTCTATTGCCTCTATTTTATATGTCATTTGGAGACGGTGTTACAGGAATAATAAGGAATTATGTATACAAAAAGCGTGTTAAGGGATTTTGGGGCTCATTAGGAATGCTTATCATTTCTTCTTCTTTAGGCTTTGTCTTTCTTTCTATTCCAGGTTTAATTTCAGGTATATTAGCTACATTTCTAGAAAGAATAAAGAAAATAGACGATAATCTAACTGTATCTTTAGTATCATTTCTATTTCTCTATATCGTTATAAAGTTTTTTTAATTTAAGAAATTCTTCCTGATTAAATATTTTTATTCTTAAGTCTGTGGTGTTTATAACTATTATACCATCTATCTTTGCTTCTTTTAATGAACTCAAATTGACATCCAAACTCTTGTGGTACTTTCTTATTAGAGACATTATTTCTCTTATTTCTTCTTCACTTCTTTCAAACGACGATTTTAAAAACATGTTAGGTACGGGAGGAATGTAGAAAGAAGGCACTGCTATAAAAAACTCTTTTGCTATATTGCTATACCTTGCTATTTTAAGTGCAGTTCTACTCCTTAGAAATTCTTCTTGGCTATTAGCAAAGTTTGGTGGGACAAATCCAGTTTCTACTTCTATCCCAATATCTATTCCTTTAATCCCGTAAACATCCATTATTTTTCCAGAATTTTCATATTCAACTGTAGTCCTAAATCCATTTTTTATCAAGAATGCTGCTGTTATTAACTCTAATGTTGAGTGCCCGGTATTTATGAAACCTAGCTTATGAAACTCGATAAGCTTATTGAAGATGTCCTCTATGTCTATTATACCGTAACGAGTTAATATCTTATTTTTTACATTTTGTAAATCTTTTATAAAGTTCCTATTTTTCATAATCCCACTCTCAGTGTGGGGAAACGCTCTTCACTGCTCAGAAAACCGTCACGTCATCACTGCTACATAATTTTAACATCTCTGGATTAAAACTATTTTTATGATAAGTTGGCTTCTTGGGTCTCAAGCTCCTCCTTGGTATTATTTAAGGGATATATTTTCAGATTATCGTAATGCAGGAATATATATAAATAATAAAAATGAAATAGAGATAATTAAAGTAAGTGATTTGGATGATTTTTTCATTCCTACATCTGTCCTATTACATGCAAAATACTTAAAAGAATTAAAACCTTATTATATAAAATTAGAAAAATATGTAGCCTTTCCTATTTTTGATATTAACGCTATAAAAATATTGATTCAAGGAAAAGGTTGGAGATCTATAGAATATTATTATTGTGACAATTTTATAGGTGGTTGGGTATTATATGATTGCACTAATTGTGAAGAGAAGCAAATGCTTCATCTTCAAGTTTCAAGAGACTTAGGTACTGAAGATCTTGTAAAAGCTCATCTAAAAATTTATAATTCATGAGCTTCTCTTCCTAATTCAAAGTTTTTTATCCCTCTAAATCTATCTAAGAGGTATTCCTTGTTTTCATAACCATTTTCTATCATATCTACAAGTAAAGACGCTATTCCAGGTCCTATTTCAGCTCCATATCCATTAAACCCACCTATATAA
This genomic window contains:
- the purT gene encoding formate-dependent phosphoribosylglycinamide formyltransferase, which gives rise to MQIGTPLLEGGNKVLLLGSGELGKEMAVEAQRMGIEVTAVDRYDLAPAMHVANKKYVIDMMNKDAIKSVVRRENPDAVIAEIEAINTDALIDLEDSGFRIIPNANAVKICMNRMDLRQLAAEKVKVPTTNYAFAESPDEIKRICKDIGYPCLIKPEMSSSGHGHALINNEEEVEGAFKESISHARGKSRRVIVEEYVKIDTELTILTYRYIDDSGIVMNTFPAIEHKRPSYYYVESWQPANVNEDILNRSKDYALRVVDALGGIGIYGVEIIVSGNRVLFSEVAPRPHDTGLVTLVSQDINEFQVHIRSALGLPTPEVKLVSPAASHVILAQKEEWAPKYLNIDKALKIPGVQIRLFGKPSSYEKRRMGVVLATGNNVDEAKEKARKASSMILID
- a CDS encoding VIT1/CCC1 transporter family protein; its protein translation is MDKLVEENYLDEVFGYQLYSNLAIKENNPKVREILEELAEGEKRHSEFWRMIASKKNVSLKSLTFWLKFKLLLLLFLRKIIGIALTLKIAEYGEISDAEKYDKLSRMDIFSDTEKEEINKIKMEELYHEDLLVQTQINIDKIRDAIYAISDGLIEVLAGVSGLSGVFNTPILVALGGLIIGISGTISMSIGAYLSSQSETDIEKSSLRKLGKTSQDSQKPKESVTTTAVSYIIGALIPVLPFLIGLSGIVGIIVAYAATGLATFVVGNIIGLLSNVNPTKKGLQMTVLAIAAALVTHAIGSLFHIIE
- a CDS encoding NAD(P)/FAD-dependent oxidoreductase; translated protein: MAKVVVIGGGNAGSIVANRLQNKGIDVTVIEPSDLHLYQPGIIDVAFGEEREEEIIRPVNQIIKSNIIKDKATKVDIENHSVYTSRGLKIEYDYLVIAAGAENKKIEGFPQWHSIDGIGGLKEQINKFDGKKIVVGYSGVIKCPAAPFEFAFFLKQKFPKAEVTLVNPVSQPPDIQKPMAELLGKRSKELGINVIRGFKIKDIDKDSKIIYSEDGQNVSYDMALLDTPIRAGQEFENLTDKTGFIPVDKYTLKYKDYDNVFAVGDITNIMTPPKTGAIAHFGAKIIADNIYADVNGYEKKKFDGSIFCAVYGGFGKGLLIRTNYEKSYAAGPFSIFYIVKKSFIRLYWNTLTGNFII
- a CDS encoding ParA family protein, coding for MIITVINQKGGVGKTTTSVNLAYVVSKTKNVGLLDIDPEGGTTTSFGMKRERKELPLGSKSVNIFNVEVFPAHLGLLKLELNGDINEIVNIIKEISKNFDILVIDTPPNLGTLAVSSMLAADKIISPVAPQPLALEAIKNLDSRLQSIGKIAIAYTNFSKKATNLDLKNVKFVNIAVPQSRLFIDASRLGVPASRYEEIRTKRLKISKYFEELAKVTLE
- a CDS encoding carbon-nitrogen hydrolase family protein → MKIGIVQPSNVKSAIELTETVLSKGAQLVLLPEKWVKTLDEIPLSDFQRLALKYTAYIIPGAIEDGVSVIAPIIDNSGKVRGIAKKLHLFGKEKERLLPGDKSIIFTYSGIKFGISICYDIDFPETIRNMFRKGVEILLVPSKITTEGLKIWKDYIKIRSLENRIAIVNANALDPPNYVGNSFALTPIKKGELVDTLTVAELGEEDGYAIADIDPLSYFHLRLERLKEISDTSVEEI
- a CDS encoding CBS domain-containing protein, producing the protein MTLTDLAIEPKVVATINSKLGEILNKMKEENQWVVPVIKDKKLIAMLTDKDLLKRRVSLETRVLSLASPTVSLAENDDFGKVVAKFYTSKARAIPLVNSSRELTGLITRETVLKYLLDSKQIPENKAREFMSSPPITLDISESVARARWEMVKNNVTRLPLLAEKKLEGIVTSRDIVNILYSVGEKKKESILTEEERIMAMPVKEIMVSPVITANGNESLIKVTEKILKNKISGLPILEGDYIAGVLSGIDIISSLQSKYQLTLPLEAKLTSDLKKEEIKAEIDGVLERYLSKLDKLTDIINFRVSFKEEANSQDKTIYKVTVNASTKIGNFIANETDWDPIVAVKKAVEKVEERLIRKLKRIENKKGFKREED
- a CDS encoding acetoin utilization protein AcuC; the protein is MHKTAFVWDDKYLLYSFPGEHPFKPLRESMAKKLMEERGFFHEIDLVKPSRIDENILLKVHDKNYVDFVKAMSEKGSGYLDSGDTPVFKGIFEAALIRVAGTLKALELLNSYDHAINIGGGFHHAKRNSAEGFCVFNDVALAAKIAEEKYDKIAIVDIDGHHGDGTQEILYADPKTLKISLHMYHRNFFPGSGNMEEIGEGDGKGLTVNIPLPPGTADDAYIEAFNEIAVKKIQKFSPNLIILVEGGDSHFDDPLVELKLTTLGYLQIVKEVHRLAHEYSNGKLLLLGVGGYNYDATARIWTVSTAEIANIKSPDVDVLNDCCYTSSTPFVINKVHDIINKLKEIHGLVN
- a CDS encoding PaREP1 family protein; its protein translation is MKNVKIPEVIYSILLQKANDERKNLEDVIVDLLISSLNGDKSRLYTQLSREYLQLATKLEKEGKLSESGEAYWKSLSYILRKIGSELKMDIENYHDYFSLIEYLSYRTDNKELIVDFLNSEKLHGEFHPRSQNVEEFKIRVNHLKNLLNILENINI
- a CDS encoding phosphatidate cytidylyltransferase; its protein translation is MILTLTDVLWGSLLIVWVAVVTLYISKIFAKKFNIYVARKVIHMMGGGVVAILSPFLLSSPLIPILSAYLLTVYLLIHRKEGKMLSWFQDKQDIGEIYFTFSFGTVLLLSWILQPTFWSINSKFLYVALLPLFYMSFGDGVTGIIRNYVYKKRVKGFWGSLGMLIISSSLGFVFLSIPGLISGILATFLERIKKIDDNLTVSLVSFLFLYIVIKFF